CTAAGAAACATGGGTTCTCAGCTCAATAAGGCACTTACTTGAATGTTTCTGTAGTAGTTTGTCAAAGAAATATTATCTTGTACAGAGGAAACCTTTACATATTCAACTCAGTACCATCTCTGTAATAGAGTGGGGGAAGCAATTGAGTATTGCAGATTACTCTGTGGATATTTTATACAGAATTACTTGAACATTAACTGACATTTTTTCAGAtgtattcttaattttttcGGGAATTTTCAACTTTATCTATCtgtacttaaaaataaaatcttcttgGCCTTTTCAATTCATTAAGATCATGTGACTCTAGAAACTTGGACaattttgcattaatttaaaCATCTGCCAAAATTCTGATTCTAAACCAGCCTAATGAAAATCCAGCTACCAGATCTTTTTCATTACTTCACTTTTACAGTTTATTAATTTAATCTAAACGAGTAGCTTAAAACTTGTTAGCAAATGTTTTAATTGCTTGAAATACTTCTAAGTGCCTTATGTTGGTGTTTAGGTCTAAGGAAATaaataagggaagaaaatgaagttttgtaCATACTTTCTGTACTTATAGTTTATAATTTGGACAGAAGCTATAGCTAATGAAGTATCTGTGTTGTTGATGACTTACTTTGTAATTTTAAGTCAATAGGAGTGAATTTTATGTCCATAAGTTTTGTGTTCATGAGGATACACACTAAAGAGCACAGTTCTCTTTTAGTACTGTGTTTTACCAATATGTGTAACATACAGTATATTGTACACATGAATTTTGACAAGTCTGTCCACTGTGTGCAGACCTGCTTTAAGTCTGGTTCTCTTACTATTTACcaagcttttctttatttagttTTCTAATTCACTAAATAAATTCTACAGGTTATAATTTAAATATCCTGCTTAACTATATTTTTACTTGTACTGATTCATTGCAGAGTGAACCTTTATATGTTCCTGTAAAGTTTCATGATTTGccaactgaaaaaaatggcAGTAATAGTAGTGATGCAGAGAAAAGTGAGTAAAGACCTTTGACATGCTGTAATGTTAGTTCTTTGGTGAAGGAGttacttttctctttgtttagTATAACTGCTGTCATGTTGCAGGactttcttcccctttcccctttcccctctcccatttttaaaattttttctcctttctgaaatCTCTTATTGCATGCATTGCAGTCTCATGTATTTACTTTCAGGTAGAGAAAACATAGGCCTGTCGTTCAGTTTACCTTTCTTGGTCACTACAGATGCAGCCTATGTTTCTCTCAAGGGACCAACTGGGTTCAGTACTTGTGATTCTTTCCTTCTGGGCTTGTAAGCAGCAGTGAGTCAGCCTCTGGAAAAACAAGCTATTGTCCTTTATAGAGCAGGAGCAAAGCAGTCAAAGTAAGAATTTTAACAGTCTATGTGCgttctggttttatttaagCCTCACTATCTTGTGATAGTACCTGAAACAGGCCTAACTGTCCCAGACCATTGTAGAAAGGTTGGCTTCAAAACATCCAGTTAGCCAGTCCTCAGCAAAAGAGTCCCTGTTTATCAAAGGGAAGCTCTCTTACCTGCTACATGGCACACATTAGGAACCAGTGGTAGGCTCTGCTTCCTGTGGCAACGTGCACCATTCACTTCAGAATTCTTCtagctgcagcttttcctttagTTTTTTTTAGGAATTAGGTATTGTGTCACATTGGTTTAGGCTGATATTTGCCTGTAGTGTTTTCTTTACAGAGGAGGCTAATGATGCTAAAATAGCCTTCTAAATAGAACCTGATCCTTGCTTGCAAGATTGATAGAGAGTGGATTTCAGAAGGGCAAGTGACTTTATGGTCTCTGCTAAGCTATGAGGTCTGTTGGACTTTAATCTTCTGAATGAAACATTGTCCTTGCAGCTAGGTATAGTTGTGTGCAGGTTTTGGCTGTTTGGCTAATAGACAATTAAAGAAAATCTTATATGTTATAATGTTTTTCAAGAGGGAATAATTCCTATCTAAAAATGTGTTGTTACCTTTTGTTGAAATTTTTGACAGAGAGCAGTGGTGGTGCTTTGCAGTGAGGTTTTTGTGGGTGGACAACTTCTGATTGAAAGCAGTAATTAATTGTGCTCTGTCTTATTAGTGGCCTCCTGAATAGCAAAATAATAGTTTAATAAATCATGATGGCACATCTTCTATTTGGATAAGAACCTATTATTTGTGCAGTAATCAGTGGTGTGTTACAATATCATAGTTTAATTGCATACTGTATTATTATATCAAAAagtttaataataattataacatgaatattttttctttttttccttttgttttcctttttttccctcctctcaagCTCCCAAAAAGCCTCGTGTGAGGTTCAGTAACATCATGGAGATCAGGCAGCTCCCATCAAGCCACGCTTTGGAGGCAAAGCTGTCACGTATGTCATATCCCACAGTGAAGGAGCAGGAATCCATCTTAAAAACTGTAGGAAAACTCACTGCAAGCCAAGTAGCAAAAAttagctttttcttttgctttgtggTATGTGCTCCATTCTTTCAGAAAACTTAAGTAaagatgcatttaaaatttgtatCATAATAGTGAATAAGTATTGAGGTGACTTGTGTTCTTGAAACCTTATTTTACAAATGTACCAAGAGAAGTCAAACTTCCTTGTGCTGGACATGGATGTGTAATATTTAATTATGAATCTGCTGGTAGATGTTGGTGCAGCATCATGCCTCAGTTCTGGGGGCAGAGAGAGAGTCCAGTGGCAGGACTTTTGAGACAGGAAAATGTAGAGGACAGATCAGTAATGCCTTTTCCAGAAGCACCTTGGCTGATACTGCCAGGTGGATTCTGTGTAGTGTGGACTCATCATGGCTTTTCCTCAGGAAGTAGAGCTCTTTAAAcattgttgttgttattattactatCATCAACAATAATAATACCACCAATGCATGTACCAGAAAATAGTAGTGTCATTTTTTCTGGGGTACTGTCCTCCTGTCCCAAACAAATTCTGTTTATTCTGTTCATGGACACTACTGAAATGTACATGTATTTCTTCTTGGACTTTATGAATATTTCTACATAAGACTAGAGAGTGGTTACTTCCCTTAGAATATATCTGAGATCTTATTAATGAGATCTCAATCAAGAAGTGAGAAAAcgacattttatttctttatggagaaattaagaaatatttttttaggcATTGAATGTAAGAGATTCTTGTTTTTTGCAGTGGAGATGTGTGCTGGTTTTAAGTACTCTAAAAAAACCTCATTAGGCTGGCTAATGTCACATGCATAACTGACAGTTTTTGCAGCCTTTGTGCAGTTATCTTTGGAGAAGCACTCTGAAACAAGTTGAAAGTACCTTTAGTTACTACAGACTAGCTATTATAATgtcattttaattattttaaagttctgaaggatgttatttttttattaaacacatACTTGAATGTGGTTGGTTTGAGCCAGTTCTAAGTTTGCTGCTGTCTTCTAATGTGCCTTCCAGTTCAATAGAAGTTAGAAGTCTCTTTAAGCTACAAATATAgttccaattttatttttggttaaataattgttgttttttttttttttcttaaagtagGATTTTATTGCACTGAGAAATTTAagctttgttgttgttgttacccatataataacaaaattatttttctttttgcccaGTGGTTCTTGGCAAATTTCTCATACCAAGAAGCTCTGTCAGATACCCAAGTTGCCATAGTTAATATCTTGTCATCAACCTCTGGTAAGTTTTATTTACACCACCAGGTCTGCATTATAAGGCTGTTTATAACATAAAAATATTGTTACAGTGGATTTGTGTAACATTTTCTCCTGTGCATTTGAAGATGCCTAAAGGCATATATGTGTGTTTAGAAAATTCCTTTTGAATTTGCAGAGGGTTTTTAGGGTACCTTCATGATTCCCctgctttttgtgtgtgtactTCTGCAGTTACATCTGTATcttaaataatatatttgaaatGTAATAGCTCTGAAGCTGTGTAGTTTTCTGAGCAAACTACTGCCAAAACTTGATTGTATAAACTCCTCTGAATTTCTCTTTCAGGGCTTTTTACACTAATCTTAGCTGCAGTCTTTCCCAGTAACAGTGGAGATCGGTTTACCCTGTCCAAATTATTAGCTGTTATTTTAAGGTAAGATAATGGGAGGGAAGATTTGGTCCAAAATTCCCTGCTACAGTGAGAGAACAGCTATACTTGTTGTACCTGTGGTATCTGTGACAATAAATGGTACccatcactttttaaaaatccttatttCACAGATGAACCGAGCAACtgaattaagtattttttttatgcttCAAATAATGAACCATTTCCAAGTCTCATTCTCCTGTAGGAAATCAGATTAATTTCTGTTGGAAATAGATGAACTAATTTTCTTGTTGTGtatttgtggtttatttttgtgtaaataatgaaaaagaaggaGCTTTGGCATTCAGTGTTGTCAACCAGTTTCATTAAATGCCTAGTGCATTGTTCTGGGAAGTTAAAAGTGAGGTTGGTTGGTTTTAATTTGGGATCATGCCTTAGCAGTTGAGAACTCATTTTTACTTTCTAGAAGTGGATTTTGGTTAACTAAAAATGCCTAAAAGATAGAACTGtgtatttgcttttctctttcttttatctgtttttGTAAAGAAATTCCTGAGTTCAAGcaatgtttttcatttcttctttttttactAGCATTGGTGGTGTGGTACTTGTTAACCTTTCTGGATCTGAAAAATCTGCTGGAAAAGATACAATAGGTATTTACTTATGGGTTTTAATCCTGGAATATGCAGTGGTCAGTACTATCTTTTGACAGTACTAAGTAGTCATATAGCAAGCTCTATATCTCTTATTCATGTAACAtttcaaaatctgtttctttaGTTTCAGCTTCTTAGACTTGCCATTTTCCATCCTGTGCATATATTGGGAAAGTGTTTACATTTTAGAACTTTCTCCATTTTCCAATGTTTTTCATTTAGTAATGGATTCTGTAATCAACAGAGGTTTAGGAGAGTTGATCCTCCTGTGCATAACATGTTTGGCATATCTCAAGgaagtattttttccatttttccaggtTCCCTGTGGTCTCTTGTAGGAGCAATGCTGTATGCTGTCTACATAGTCATGATAAAAAGGAAAGTAGATAGAGAAGATAAACTTGACATACCAATGTTCTTTGGTAAGACCAAAAGTAACTCTGTTGAAAGTTTTAATTCATTGTGAGATTAAATGATTTGCTTTCAGGCACTGAACTGTGTCTGAGTGGTAAAGGGGCTTAGAAAAGCCAAGGAAGTAGAGAAAGCCTCTTACTCCTGTGATTATGAGTCCTTTAGAGACTGGTTGTGTGAATTGTTTCTTGTTTGGATCCTTAACGTGAGGGTGTAACTTCCTGGAGGAATGCAGACAGCCCCACTGACTTAAAgagatttctgatttttattttcttttaaatttcaagCCTGTAAATATCTGATAAAAATTTAGTTTGTGAATTTTGGGTTAAATAtcttatatttgttttctttgaaagatTTAAAGTATTACTTCATAGCTGCTTTTCTATATGCACATTGTCAAAATAGGTTTTAGCTGAGATTTTGGTCATGTTGAAGAATATTTATTGTGATTTACCTAACACTGTTTTTGTGTTCAGGTTTTGTAGGACTGTTCAATCTGttgctgctgtggccagggTTCTTCCTGCTGCACTATACTGGGTTTGAAGCATTTGAGTTTCCCAATAAACTGATATGGATGTGCATTGTTATAAATGGCCTTATTGGAACAGTTTTGTCAGAGTTCCTCTGGCTGTGGTATGTACTCCATACATGGAATATATTTCATATGAATTATCTTTCCTATGTTCTCAGATGCTGAGATGTAA
This genomic stretch from Oenanthe melanoleuca isolate GR-GAL-2019-014 chromosome 7, OMel1.0, whole genome shotgun sequence harbors:
- the SLC35F5 gene encoding solute carrier family 35 member F5, coding for MVWVFVMNRMSSQSSSSAQRRRMALGIVILLLVDVIWVASSELTSYVFTRYNKPFFSTFAKTSMFVLYLLGFIVWKPWRQQCTRGFRGRHAAFFADAEGYFAACATDTTVNSSLSEPLYVPVKFHDLPTEKNGSNSSDAEKTPKKPRVRFSNIMEIRQLPSSHALEAKLSRMSYPTVKEQESILKTVGKLTASQVAKISFFFCFVWFLANFSYQEALSDTQVAIVNILSSTSGLFTLILAAVFPSNSGDRFTLSKLLAVILSIGGVVLVNLSGSEKSAGKDTIGSLWSLVGAMLYAVYIVMIKRKVDREDKLDIPMFFGFVGLFNLLLLWPGFFLLHYTGFEAFEFPNKLIWMCIVINGLIGTVLSEFLWLWGCFLTSSLIGTLALSLTIPLSIIADMCMQKVQFSWLFFAGAVPVFFSFFIATLLCHYNNWDPVMVGIRRIFAFICRKHRIQRMPEESEQCESLIPMHSVSQDGDSCCS